The following DNA comes from Papaver somniferum cultivar HN1 chromosome 4, ASM357369v1, whole genome shotgun sequence.
ATGCTAATTGATTTACCTTGATTTCCTCATTATCGACGATCTTTTTGTAATGTTCCGatgttttactttttctttttaattattgTTTTGCGTCGCAAGTTTGTCATATCTCAGTCTGCAAGGAGAAACCAAAGGAATCTGATTGCCCTGCCATCGAGGATTTCATTATTACGCTTTAGATCTTATGGTTCTGATCTTAATTATCTGTGCATATGTTTATGTTCATCTTTAATCTTCATTTCATCACCTCCTGGGGTTGAAGAAGGTTTTCATATTTACAGCTAATCATGGACGTTTATCCACCTTTTTGTTCAGTCTGCAACAAAGTAAGGTTATTTCTGCTTCTCAACTTTCATTTCTAAACATCTTCACTTTGATGAACATAGTACCTTTATTTTTTCGTAATGGTGTATCACTTTGAGTTTTGTAAAAATCTTAGCTCTAAATCTATGGAATGACTAATGAGTCATGTTTATTTTACAGGTCATTCCCTACTGATTTTCTAAGACTGAATGAAGATATCATGTCACCTCTTGCCGGGAAGACAAGTAACTTTATACTTAAGAGAAGCTATATTTTTGGGAACACATCAAACTCCTTAGTAGGCCAATCTGCAAGTAAAAGAATGTCACATCATCCATCTGTTTTACtcgttttaattttatttttaacgtCCAACAATTGTTTGTTGAAAACTAGGTACTCGTATTGAATTTCTGCTGTGTTTAGATTTTCTTTGTGTTGCTTCCAGTTGCTTGAATGTAATAAATTTTGACCCTGTAATTCTTTTTTGAATGAATAAACCTTATTGTTTGAATGATTGCAGCGTGATAGATCTTATTTTCATTTCAGTTTGAGACTATTAAGTAGCAAATATTATAGCTGAAATGCTCTTCTGTAACAACATAATGGTAGCaaatagttgaaccaacatccaCATGCTGGTAATATTCGTGGCAAATTACCACAAACGTGTGCATCCTAGTTTTTAATTAGTCACGGTGGGATCCGTAGCAAATGGTCTTGTACTAATAGAGACGGGACCGAAACCGTGGCTGCCGTCGTGGCAAATAGTATTAGCCACTGGACTATTTGTTACGAGGAGCTTGCCGTGGCGAATTATCTTTTGCCACGGATATTGGATCAACTGCCACGATCTTTTGGCGTGACTAAAACTCAGTATTTTTGTAGTGGATGAGAGGTGAACCTAAGTATCTTTCTTTGGATGACATTGTCTTAACACCAAGAATTTGAGTAAGTGTTTCAGCAACTTCTGGCTTAGTGCTTTTACTGAAGTAAACTGATGATTTCTCAAAATTTATAAGCTGACCTGATTAAGAGCTAAAGTCATTAAGAAGCTCAAGGAGATGATTAACTGATGAAAAATTTGCCTGACTGAAAAtcaagcagtcatctgcaaagagcAGATGATTGATGGCTAGTGAATGAGCAGCCACTTTAATGCCTTTGATGGTGTTGTTCAGCTGAGATTGTATGAATTGTCTTGACAGAAATTCCATTGCTAGAATGAACAGATAAGGTGACATTGGATCAACTTGTCTAACTCCCCTTGTAGGATGAAACTCTTCACATGGTGAGCCATTTAGAATGACAGAGAGTGAAGTAGTGCTATGCATTGATGAACTAGAGTGCAAAAATATCACAGAAGCCAAAATACCTCAAAACTTTGATGAGAAAATGCCATTCAAGCCTGTCAAAGGCTTTGGACATGTCTAGTTTGAGTGCAAACCAACCTATTTGTCCCCTTTTTTCTTCATTGAATGAATTATCTCTCCTGTGCAATAACTTTATTATCACTTATAAGCCTACCAGAAACATAGGTTGCTTCATAAGGAGAAATGATTTTTCCAATTAAGGGTTTCATTATGCTTACTAAGATCTTTGAAATGATCTTGTAGGAGGTATTacatagaccaattggtctataatCAGCTGCACAAGTAGTTTTCTTCTTATTGGGAATTAAGGAGATGTAAGTTTTgttgattttcttcaaaatataTTGTCTCAAAGAATCTTTTAACTATTCTGCATACATCTTCTCCCACTATGTTCTATTGGCTCTTATAAAATCCATCCTGAAAACCTTCTGGTCCTGGTGCACTCCAATTTTCCATAGATTTGAGAGTACTATGGATATCTTGAGTGGAAGGAATTCTTGTTAaaagagcattatgttcatcagTAATCAATGTAGGAATAACTAAGAATAATCTCTCCTCCAGAACAGGATTGGTGGTGGTGCTGATGGACTTGAAATAATCGGTAAGATGCAAAGAAATTTCTTCTATGGAATGTAACCAGTTGTTGTTGTGATCTCTGATAGAATCTATGTTGTTCCTTGCCTTCTTTCTGTTTGCTTTGATATGGAAGTATTTGATGTTGGTATCCATGTCTTTAATGAAATGATCCCTGGATTTTTGCTGATAGAATTCACTCTTCATTCTGTGATGACCTTCTAGTTCTTTATTGATGTAGAAGATTTTATCATGAGTCTCAGCAGTGAAAGGTTGCTCCTGGAGAGTATTGAGTTCTTTTTGCAGTTTGTCTACCTTCTGGTTAATGTCACCAAAGTGTGCTCTATTCCAAATAGATAAATCTCTTCTTGTTGTTTGTAGTTTTTGAGTAAGCCGAAATCCTGGTGAGCCAGTAACAGTAGTGCTCCATGCTTTTTCAATTAACAGGAATACAAGTATTATCATTTAACCAAGTTAAAAAGAACTTAAATGTTTTCCAGCACTTGGGGATATTATCATCTGTGATTAGTAATATTGGGTTGTGGTCACTACCTACTTGAGTAAGATGAAGTAATTTAGAGTTTGGATAATAAGTACTCCAATCTCCATTACCTAATGCTAAATCTATTCTAGATCTTTTAGCACCAGTTCCTAGATTATTACTAGTCTAAGTGTAATCCTTTCCTACAAAACCAATATCTTCTAGACCAATAGATCTAACAATATTGTTGACAAAACcgtctgaagaagaagaagaaggactcTCAATATTTTCCAGTAAGTGAAAATTCAGATCACCTAGAACAATCCAAGGGGTGTTGATTTCTTCACCTATCTTTTGAATAAAATCCCACtgctctttctttttgttgtaaTTAGAGAACCCATACATACAAGTAAGAACGAACTCAGGTTTACTTTGGTCATATTGAATGACTAAATTGAACATGTTGAGACTAGAGTAAACTAAGTCACATGTGAATCCATTTTTCCAAAGAATCACTAGGCCACCTGAAAGTCCTATCGGTTTTATAAATGCCTGATTTGGGAACTGATGATGGGAAAGAAGGGGTTTTCTTTTTAGTTGACTGATTTTGGTTTCACTTGGGAAAATGATGGCAGGGTTTTGGGTTCTCATTAAATCACTCAGATGGTTTCTGGTGGTAGAGGATTTGAAACCTTGAACATTCCAAAAGAGTATTCTCATATTGACTAAGTGAGTTTTGATTAGATAAGTGGTAAAGGAATGGGTTTGATGGGCAtctaaaagaagaaaaactatGAAAAACTTGTTTATGAGGAAACAAACTTTTAATTGCATGCAAGAATAATGATAAACGTGAAAAGGATTCAGACAATCTAAATGAACTAAATAAACAACTAGAGAAATAACATGGGAATAAATGCGGGTGGTGAGGTTCAGAATTTTATGTAAACTAAGAccaaaaattagaaaaagcaataaataagCATGGAAATTAatgaaatgagagattaaaagCAGTACGAAAGTGtgggaaaaaaagagaaataagagTTACCTGACTCTCCACCGATGCATTTCCAGCTTGTGTTTCTTGAGTTGTGTACATGTGAGCTATTTGGTTCACTGTGAGGTTATCGTTGTTGGCATTGGTGGGCAAGACTGTACCATCAGTAGAGTTCGAAGATCCCTCATCAGAGGTTCTAATTCTTTTACCTAGTCTCATAGCTTCTTCATTGTTGATCTCCTTATCTTTGAGAAAGTTATTCAAATTTAAGGGGTGCGACAAAAATGGTATTCTTAGCGAACTTCTTTTGAGTTTTCCTTGAGACTGGAGAATTCATATTAGTGCTCGAGGTGATAGTTTTCCTCAAGTTACTAACCTTTCCAAAAAAGTAAGGCTTGTCATgcacctttactaggaaattgtCAGCTTCATTACAGGCGACCTTACAGTGCTTGATGACGTAACAGTTGGTGCAAATACCACTTGGTTTCCTTTCATAGTAGAACTTAATCCATTTCGATAGTCCTGCATTGGTAATTTCCTTCACCCCTCTTCTTAAAGGATCAGTAAGGTCAATATTGACACATACCTTGACAGGATCACTCCCATTGGGAATGGCATCCTTTGGTTCAATGGAAACTACTTCTACCATGATTTCACCGATTTTAGTGAAAGATGCAACGTTTATATGTCCCGGCAAGAGAAACTTCAATTGAATACAAAACTATTGAAATTCCCAATGCTTTTCAGTGTACACCATACTTGGTTTATAATCATGAGCCACCAAAAGCTTTTTGTTGATGTGCCAAGGTCGTTTATTATTAACAGTATTGAGTAAATCCCAATTATTAAACTTGAAGATGAAAATATTAGGTCCAATCTCAACAATTCGAAGGCTTTCTTCAGCAATGAATGACCAAGTAAATTTGATGTACTTTTGGACCAGATCGTGATTCATTCTTCCTTCAATAATGACCTTCCCAATCGCAGAGGCTTCccattctttctctccttcttctttATTTCAGAGTTATTGTTATTTTGAACAACAATCATTTCTTCAGTATTACCAAGAGCAAGTGTAGCCTGCTTGATTTATTAACCAGTGAACCAACTTCATTGTTTGCTTCGTTCTCCATTGATAACCAAGATAGAGTTTTAGGTTTTTTAGGATTTTGGCTGAGGAACTTTTCTAGAGATGAGATATGAGGTATCTTGATTTTAAATCTAGGAAGGTCAAAGTTCTTGTTTCCTTTTTCTTGGATATTCTCAGTAAAGATAGCATTATTCTTAACAGAACTAACAAGGAAATAACAGTTGGGAATAGATATTCCGGGAATAATGAGAAGCCATAAATCACGGCTGACTTGGTGATAatggtttttgaatttttttgaatgGCAACAAGGGCGGGATGAAACCCTAAGTAGGGAAACTGAGTTGAATTGGTGAACAATTTTCGTATACCAAACGCCATTGATAACCTCACAGATCTTCCATACTGTCAAACGATCGAGAAAAACAAGCTCGGCAAACACCTTGAACACAACCATACAGAAGGCAAACGCCATTAGAGAAACTACAAGCTGCATAAACATTTTTGGATAGAACAAAAAACGTTTAGTTAGCcatgaaaaaaataaagaaaaacaagaatATGTAAACCAATAATCAAAGTAGCAAATTAACAAGAAGAAGTTAGGCAGATAAAGTCATTAGAGAAACAAAACCACAAGGAAATGAAAAAAGATTAGTGAAAATGGCTAAAAGATTGATCGGTAGAGAGAAATGTATGCAACTGAGTTAGACTAGCATTTTTCGCCCGATTTATGTGGTGTTTTTCGTTGTTAACAGTAAATTATGACCTAACTCCAACTCTTGGAATTTTGCATCGTAGAATTTAAGTCGGCTGTCATTAACACAACAAGGAAGTAAAGATGATTGCATGTAGCCCAAGGTGGTTGCTATATGGAACGGACACATAAGATAGgaacttcttcttttcttctccccTCTCTCCTaacaaaaaagtgaaaaaaacaaTTCTAGAACTTCTTTTACTTCTTGTTCAGATTTAGTCCTCTTATGTTAAATCTGAGCAAGGATTCTTAGTTTTTATGAATAAAAGTAGATTAGTTTgtagttttagttttgtttttgtagtTTTTGGTGTTTATGGACACATTTCTTCGCTAATTGGGCGATCTTTTCGTCATCTTTAAGACGATTTTCTCTTCGCTCTAATAGCGATTCTCTCAAATCTCCATGGTGTTTCTTGGATTTCTATTCTCGATTCATCAAGGA
Coding sequences within:
- the LOC113272082 gene encoding uncharacterized protein LOC113272082 — its product is MIILVFLLIEKAWSTTVTGSPGFRLTQKLQTTRRDLSIWNRAHFGDINQKVDKLQKELNTLQEQPFTAETHDKIFYINKELEGHHRMKSEFYQQKSRDHFIKDMDTNIKYFHIKANRKKARNNIDSIRDHNNNWLHSIEEISLHLTDYFKSISTTTNPVLEERLFLVIPTLITDEHNALLTRIPSTQDIHSTLKSMENWSAPGPEGFQDGFYKSQ